From the Pseudoalteromonas tunicata genome, one window contains:
- the ispD gene encoding 2-C-methyl-D-erythritol 4-phosphate cytidylyltransferase, translating to MKQVKIAAIVPAAGVGSRMQSALPKQYIKINQQTVLEHTLNKLLSVAAIEHIMVAISPDDMWFGELGINDEKITCTEGGAQRANTVLNALTLLKDQGVDWVLVHDAARPLVHSSDIELLIDRCLSSQTGGILASKVKDTIKQGGQFIEATVPRDALWQALTPQMFQVDLLFHALTNALNAGFIVTDEASAMEHAQHPVMLIAGRSDNIKITTPEDLILAEFYLSTTRSLETQ from the coding sequence ATGAAACAAGTCAAAATAGCTGCCATTGTGCCAGCGGCTGGAGTGGGAAGTCGCATGCAAAGCGCCTTACCTAAACAGTATATTAAGATTAATCAACAAACTGTCTTAGAGCACACTTTAAATAAGCTGTTATCTGTTGCGGCCATTGAGCATATTATGGTTGCAATTAGCCCAGACGATATGTGGTTTGGTGAGCTTGGAATAAATGACGAAAAAATTACCTGCACCGAAGGCGGGGCGCAGCGCGCGAATACCGTATTAAATGCATTAACTCTTTTAAAAGATCAAGGGGTTGATTGGGTATTAGTACATGATGCAGCGCGCCCTTTAGTACACTCAAGCGATATTGAGCTATTAATTGATCGTTGTTTATCAAGCCAAACGGGTGGGATTTTAGCCTCAAAAGTGAAAGATACCATTAAGCAAGGTGGCCAATTTATTGAAGCTACTGTTCCTCGTGATGCGCTTTGGCAGGCTTTAACACCGCAAATGTTTCAAGTTGATTTACTTTTTCACGCACTCACAAATGCTTTAAACGCAGGTTTTATTGTGACCGATGAAGCCTCTGCTATGGAGCACGCTCAGCATCCAGTGATGCTTATTGCTGGGCGCTCAGACAACATAAAAATTACCACCCCTGAAGATTTAATACTTGCTGAATTTTACCTCAGCACAACGCGCAGTTTGGAGACACAATGA
- the ftsB gene encoding cell division protein FtsB: MRLFQLALVCLFAFIQYKLWFGHNGVKDYTRLKLAVHEHQLVNDNLSKRNKLLKADVEDLKIGLDGIEERARNELGLIKPGETFYRVLPGKQK; this comes from the coding sequence ATGCGTCTTTTTCAACTGGCATTGGTGTGTTTGTTTGCCTTTATTCAATACAAATTATGGTTTGGCCATAATGGAGTCAAAGATTATACCCGCTTAAAATTGGCTGTGCATGAGCATCAGCTTGTTAATGACAATTTAAGTAAGCGAAATAAGCTGCTAAAAGCCGATGTTGAAGATTTAAAAATTGGCCTTGATGGTATCGAAGAGCGCGCACGTAATGAGCTTGGGTTAATTAAACCCGGCGAAACTTTTTACCGTGTATTGCCTGGTAAACAAAAATAA